In the Panthera uncia isolate 11264 unplaced genomic scaffold, Puncia_PCG_1.0 HiC_scaffold_1697, whole genome shotgun sequence genome, TCTGTTTGTAGCAAAAATTTAGGAGGCTTGTGAGGCACATTTCTAAACACAGTTAAgggtcatttttaaaacattcaatgAGGTCCGataaatcttttctctttgtgCCTTATGATTGATGAAAGACTAGTGACCTTTCTACACATATGCTAACAGCTGTATGAGTGGTTCATAAGAAGGATaacaaagaaaaggagacactCTCAGACTCATAAACCCTTTAAATGTCAAGcacaatatttttgaattagaatTACCAGTAAGACAGAGCAAAATAACTTGTTAGCTTATGTAACAGGTGCAGTTGTAGCAGGATAGGCAGGCTCTATAAATatgttgtttcattgttttttgtctTAGTGTAGTGTCTGCTTAGCAATGAAAGCTTCCTTGTCTAATCCACTTTAGTATCTCTGTAGAAAATCCCAGTATTGGTCTTTTTACCACTTTCCCTCATAATGTGCCACCAATCCATtttgaagaaacattttaaatggttattgGGCAGCTGTTGGGTAGTAGTTCTGGCACcattatagtttgtatttttaaatagattttatgtCTTTTCTACTTCACTTTACATTTTTTGCTTTGAGGCTGTGGTGTCTAGTAGGTTCATCATGCATTTCATATATTCTCCATGTTATAGATATAATATGTAGGTATAGATATAGAAGTACTATATCCATAATATTATTACCTTTTTCAAGTTAACAAAGACTTAGCCAAGCTTCTGTTTAACAAATTTGAGTATGTATTCGACAAGCATTTCACATTATTTGGCAATCTGAAAAACTAGTTTTTCATCCCCTTTGGATGAAAACTGCTATTTTAGAATGAAATGCATTCCAACAAAATTCTCCTGTTGTACTAGAACAATCTTGTAAACTTTCGTGCCTTGCTCTGCAGATATGAAAGCAAATCTAATCaagcaaagataaaattttagCTAGCCTAAGAACTGTAGAAAATTGGGATCTTAATcactgttgaatttgataaaaataagttAGACCTCATGAGGAGAGAAGATAATAGAATTCTTCTCATCATAAGGCATTATGAGGAGAATTTAAGGGCAACATGACTTTTGTTGGGATTTGAGAATTCGCTCTGTCCTTTACCCCTTGTCAAAGTGaattctgcttttttctctgaTGAGACTGTCTTGCTGCCATACATCTACACTGCCTGGGTGCGCTTAGATTCCATTTCTTGGAGAATTTGCCGATCAAGACATGCTTTTTGGAAGGGCTAAGAaggtcagttaaaaaaaaaaaaaaatctgtagatcTTTGTTAAACTTCATCCCTACCTAGCCTTTTCAGTGGATTTCAGGAGATAGAACACCCTGGGAGGAGGGTAAAACCctctgtgaagaaaaataagcacAACAAAATTAACAGGATTAACACTTACAGTGTATTTGCACAATAAAATTATGGGGTTATTTTTcaatagtaaaagaaaacaattgtaGTATTTTTCTCTTACCTAAGGTGGCTGCTTTTTCCACCAGCCTATACTGAAAATAACTGCTGCAAGAGGCTGGAATTAATCAAGCACTGAATTTATTCTTGTAACTGAGCTTTCTGAGCTTGGGGGATGTCCCTAAAATCTTGTTAGTCAAAGTTCTCAGTTGGGGTGATACTACTTCACTGTCTCAAAGTTTAATATAAGACAGTATCTATCTGCATGGTCCTTTTGCAATATATGACACAGAAACATTAACATTAACAGGATTAACGTGGCTGGTGATCTTGCTTTCTACTTGTCCTAGTGGGTAAGCAAAGTGGAAGATGTTTGTCCTGGAGTTCCAGCAGCTACTAGTAGATGAAGCCATATTGGTCAAAGCTTAGCACTATCATCGTATTAGGTCTGAaaggttatttttgctttttcctttggaCCTTGGAATGAGTGTGTCTTCCGTGAATTTTCTTGAATCGTGTAAACCATCATGGCCTTTGAAGTGTGAAGTTGTGACACATTCTCCCTTTGGTGCTAAAAGTGTGAGATCCTATTACAGGTTTTAAAGAAGAGAATACTTGGCAGAGCTAAGTTTGTATGAAAAGATGAATGTTTACCTGCTAGAGGATCAGGATGTTGAGTTCGATTCACCTTTCCATGTCCTTTATCATAGTGGCAGAactatttgaaaaggaaataaagctatgataagcaaactttaaaaggaaTGGGAAGTTTCAAGAAAAGTAAATGATGCAACTTGGtggtatgcattttaaaacagtAGAAGGAGTAGCTTTATGTCAGTTTCTGGAATGATGTACCACAACGTAGATAGAAAGTACCTCACTTTCCTAAAAGATGGTTTTGTTAgtgttatgaatattttatgtagGGGATGATTTTATAAACCTAATCAGAATTTTGTAAGTCTTTGAATTTCAAAGAGTTTTGTAAGTTAAGAGAAATCGTTTTTGATttgagaactgtttttttttttcttcctctttcacagGTATTCCTGCAACACATGGTAAACCCACTAGTTATTCAATAAGAGTAGATAATACGGTTCCACTTGTAACTCAGGCCCCAGCTGTACAGCCACTACAGATCCGACCAGGAGTTCTTTCTCAGGTCggtaataatttattatttttgcatgtgtgcTGTCCTCCTTATACTCAAGAAGGGCAGTGATCCACTTGTAACATATCAGCCCGTGCTgttgagaaacagaaaagatgatCCGGATGGGAATTTGATCTTTTTTAGTTACTGGCttttacataattattaataattgttGCCTTAATATACTTTTGATTCTAAGATGTAGTAATGACGAATTACTTGTAACTCACTAGCTTTTCTTTTGTGCGTGGCACAGCAGACGTGGTCCGGTAGAACACAGCAGATGCTGGTACCTGCCTGGCAGCAGGTAACACCCATGGCTCCGGCTACTACTGCGTTAACTTCTGAGGGTATGGCTGGCTCACAGAGGCTTGGAGACTGGGggtaagttaaaaacaaaaatactttttgtgTGAAGTTTGTAAAATAGATCTGGGTATAGGAGGGATTCAATTTTTCTAAACTTTCTCCCTAGGAAAATGATTTCACACAGTAATCATTATAACTCAGTGATGCCACAACCTCTTCTAACCAATCAGATAACTTTATCGGCCCCGCAGCCAATTAGTGTGGGCATTGCACATGTTGTCTGGCCTCAGCCTGCcactgtaaagaaaaataaactgtgccAGAACAGGttggtattgatattttaactttcctctgcattttgaaaattaatcttTAAAGTAAATTTTGCATGTTCACTAAAGGGTCACTCTGTTTTATTCAAAATGACCTCTTTGATAGCTTTGTTACAAACACTAAGCCAGCTCCCTTCTCAATTTCTCAGAGGTATTTTGGTAAAACTAATGGAAtgggagccaggaagagaggaaataaatgctTTCAGTTGGTAAGATTGTCTTTATTGCCCTTTTGATTTATTATCTACATATAATTTTAGACAATTTTAGACACTCAGATATCACATTTACCAAAAAATGACcattttaatgtatgtaaatgCAATCTACACTGGTATTTCTAGAGATAATACTTTGTATTTACAAAACAGTCTATATATGTTAGTATGTTATATACGTGATCTTGAACATTGTTCATTTTAACAAGATATCCTAGAAAAATGTCATGTACATATTTTGATTATAGAAATGACACATTATTCCTTTGATTGCAGGAGTAATTCATTGCAGAATACGAATGTCCcacattcaacatttatttctccaaagatagtAAATgggaaagacattgaagaagtaCGTTGTATAGAAACACAGGACAATCATAACTCAGAAGGAGAAGCAAGAGATTGTTGTGACACCTCTGTCAGGCAGGAGTCTGATTCATCGGTTTCTGACAAGCAGCGGCAAACCATCATCATTGCTGACTCCCCAAGTCCTGCAGTGAGTGTGATTACTATTAGCAGTGACACTGATGAGGAGGAGACATCGCAGAGACACTCACTCAGAGAGTAAGTGCCAAAAGCAGTTTGTGTTTATACTGCATCCTTAAGTAGCGGTGGCGCCCTCTGGTGTGGTGAAAAAGAAACTTTCTGGGACTTAACCCTTGTCTGTCAATGTCCTTGGGAGTGTACATCCTGAATAGTAACTAACATGATTATTATAGCATTTCTCCCATATTCATAGCTTTAGATTTTTGTCATTGTAAGTCACATTTAACTGCTTTATATCCTTAATTCATGTAAATTTTGGCTACTTCTCATTTTTGACCCATGTCTTTCCCATCCCTCTTCGCTAGATGTAAAGATAGTCTAGATTGTGAAGCTTGCCAGAGCACTTTGAATATCGATCGGATGTGTTCGCTAAGCAGTCCTGATAGTACTCTGAGCACCAGCTCCTCGGGGCAGTCCAGCCCATCCCCGTGCAAGAGACCGAACAGGTAAAGGAATTCCAGGGGGCGTATACCATAGATACTGGGACTGCCAAAAAGCCtgtgatttcttttgttgtttatgtTAATACATACCTATTGATTTACCACAGTGGCTTCTTTCTTGGACGTAATTTTTTAACCAGATCACTTGGGTTTTAagtgataattttcttttattgttgtagAACACATCTAAATGAAAAACTGAGGTTCtaataagagatttttttttaatgttttgtttttttttgtttgtttgtttgtttgtttttgagacagagagagacaaagcatgagcaggggaggggcagagatagagggagacacagaatctgaagcaggctccaggctctgagctgtcagcacagagcccgacgcggggctcgaactcacagactgtgagatcatgacctgggctgaagtcgaacactcaaccgactgagccactcaggcgccccactaacAAGTGATTTTTAAAGGATCATTTGTTTCTGAAAGGGCAGAAAGCCATGTCCTCAACTTCAGCTCCATAGGTGACAGTTACTACTTCAATTTGGAATAATAAGATagcaaaatgaacattttaacattttagcaAAGTAAACAAGGAATTTTTTGTGTAATAAAGTAATAACCCACTGTCAGTAGAGTAtccaggaggatttttttttttctcattggtgATCAATCTATGTGGCTTTATCCACATTTcctttcctactctttttttGGCCAGGGACATGTACTGCCACTAAAGTAGTGAGCTTCTCCTAGCCAGCGTGATGTACTAACACGTTAAGAGAGAAGCCATAAACATCTCTGTGAAATACATTTGATTTCAacttttagaaattctttttttttagtggaaacaaaagatgaaaaatctttaagtcttaattttatacatttgttttctcttttttcctttgtcaggAAATATGATAGTGTATACTTTAGAAGACGTAAAGACGTTTTAACACACCTTCTGGATTGCTTATAATATGGTTTGGCAgttgatacatacatacatatctgtaaatatatacatccgtataaaaattatataagtgtacaaataactataaatatacataaatatatataaaaagatgcttcAAATTGCTAAGTGTGAAATGAATGATTAAAATAGACCATAAATGCTGTAGGAATTCCAAAGGGAGAGAGATTGTCATGGCCCGATGGGGCCAGGAAGAGAAATGTGGAGAGGTCCAGAGTCGTGTGGAGGACTCTGGCTAGGCCTTTGGAGAGGTGGGGAAGACCTCTCAGATATGTGGTTAAAAGGACCCAAATTACCACTAAAGGCATGAATCCTAACATTAGAATTTAATCTGAACTATCCAGGTCACATGAatatatgtttttacatttcatttaaattatccAGAACATTGCTTCTTTCGTAGTGTTTGGATGAGATTTCCTGGAGTTTATAAAGTGTAATTTTTTGAACCACTACTAAGAATCaagtgggaagggaaaggagagaaaataaagtgcCAAAATGATGTACCTAAACAGGATAGAATTAGGGTTAACAGTCTGAGTAGAGAATTAATGTGAGAGTCTagaaaatctatgaaaaaaatagtattggACAAGGAAGAAGTTGTAATTAGATATGAAATAACTGAATAAGATTCTCAACTTCCTGGAGCCTGGATAGTATTTAACTTAAGATTTAATGTTGAAAAACATATTATTCATAAAAAGACTTTCTTGTAGTATGTCAGATGAAGAACAGGAAAGTGGTTGTGATACTGTGGATGGCTCTCCAACATCAGACTCTTCGGGACATGACAGTCCATTTGCAGAGAGGAACTTTGTGGAGGACGCTCGTCAGAACCCGGAACTGGTAACCTCTGCCAATACGGAAACCAAACCAGCTGTTTGTACTGTTGTGGTGCCACCGATGGGACTagagaatggattaaatgctGATGAGCATATGGCAAACACAGGTAAACTGAATCTCCCCTTCTCCCCGATTATCCctttaaaaagtcttaatttGGGAACGTCAGAGAACAACATTGCCAAAAAATCATCTCTGAATTTCCAACTTGATCCTGCCAAACCTGTTGTACAAAGGAAATCTTTCCTTCTGTCATTCAGTACTGGAAATCCTGAGACCACGTCTCTCTTTAATTTTAAGGTTGTCGGACCTTAAAATCACTACTGCGTAAAATACCTAAAGACCTTCCTCATTTTTATGTGAGCAGGAAAAAGCATCAGCTGtctaatattttgttcattgccAGATTCTGCCTGCCAGCCATTAGTAAAAGGACGATCAGCTCCTGGAAGATTAAACCAGCCTTCCACAGCAGGTAATCGCCAGCAGAAATTGACATCCGCATTCCAGCAACAGCATTTGAATTTCAGTCAGGTATGTTTGTGAATTTGTAAGAGTCTTTGGGATTCAAATTCAGCAGTTTttcatttggaaggaaaaaagattctGAAACCATATGCAGTCTtgaaaaatgtttcccttttcaTTATCCCAAGTGACTAAGGAGTAATTGGCCTACTAATAGGGTATTGAACCAGATTATCCATAAGCCTGAATTTTTCAGAAAGATTAGGCTTTTAGattctcttaaataattttttagtgtgtTTGTTGTCTTAGACCTTTCAACTGAAAATGTGCACTGATGGATTGATGGCCGCATTTGTTGTGTTAGTCGTTGGGAATAGTGATGCCTTACTGAGTACTTTACATCTCTTCGGTACTGTGCTCAGCAGTAGTGTTTCATTTtgggaaagaacagagaacagGTATTGGAGTCAGACCtgcattcaaatcctgactttgcCAAATACTGCGTATATTACCTTGGCcaggtctcttcaacaaatctgGCCCACAGTTAATGGGCATAATAGCTATATTTGTAGGGTTGTTTTGGAATGAAATAATGTCTCATACGTAAGGTGTTAGCCTTACATAAAATAAGTAGCTATTAGTAgcgatgcggggggggggggggagatagtGACACTAGTAGCAATATAATGTTATCATAATAcatagtaataaatattaaagtgtttaatattaatgtgtataacattgatattttacttttctctatgCTTAGAAGTGGAGATCTGAGGGATCCTCTATGGATTACCAGTTACAGACTATATTGTAAtttccctttgttcctttctttttaacttatagAGTACGTACTCAGcattttttgtctgtgtttttgaATAGGTTCAGCACTTTGGTTCTGGGCATCAGGAGTGGAATGGAAACTTCGGACATCGAAGACAGCAAGCTTATATCCCCACTAGCGTTACCAGTAATCCATTCACTCTTTCTCATGGAAGTCCCAATCACACAGCCGTGCATGCCCATCTGGCTGGAAATGCACATCTTGGAGGACCGCCTACTCTACTTCCATACCCATCATCAGCTACCCTCAGTAGTGCTGCACCGGTGGCCCACC is a window encoding:
- the LOC125917321 gene encoding homeodomain-interacting protein kinase 3 isoform X3, translated to MWSLGCVIAELFLGWPLYPGALEYDQIRYISQTQGLPGEQLLNVGTKSTRFFCRETDISHSGWRLKTLEEHEAETGMKSKEARKYIFNSLDDIVHVNTVMDLEGSDLLAEKADRREFVSLLKKMLLIDADLRITPAETLNHSFVNMKHLLDFPHSNHVKSCFHIMDICKSHPNSCDTNNHNKTSLLRPVASGSTANLTANFTKIGTLRNQALTTSAHSVGHHGVPLQAGTAHFGCGDAFQQTLIICPPAIQGIPATHGKPTSYSIRVDNTVPLVTQAPAVQPLQIRPGVLSQQTWSGRTQQMLVPAWQQVTPMAPATTALTSEGMAGSQRLGDWGKMISHSNHYNSVMPQPLLTNQITLSAPQPISVGIAHVVWPQPATVKKNKLCQNRSNSLQNTNVPHSTFISPKIVNGKDIEEVRCIETQDNHNSEGEARDCCDTSVRQESDSSVSDKQRQTIIIADSPSPAVSVITISSDTDEEETSQRHSLRECKDSLDCEACQSTLNIDRMCSLSSPDSTLSTSSSGQSSPSPCKRPNSMSDEEQESGCDTVDGSPTSDSSGHDSPFAERNFVEDARQNPELVTSANTETKPAVCTVVVPPMGLENGLNADEHMANTDSACQPLVKGRSAPGRLNQPSTAGNRQQKLTSAFQQQHLNFSQVQHFGSGHQEWNGNFGHRRQQAYIPTSVTSNPFTLSHGSPNHTAVHAHLAGNAHLGGPPTLLPYPSSATLSSAAPVAHLLASPCTSRPMLQHPTYSISHPSGIVHQVPVGINPRLLPSPTIHQTPYKPIFPPHSYIAASPAYTGFPLSPTKLSQYPYM
- the LOC125917321 gene encoding homeodomain-interacting protein kinase 3 isoform X1 gives rise to the protein MWSLGCVIAELFLGWPLYPGALEYDQIRYISQTQGLPGEQLLNVGTKSTRFFCRETDISHSGWRLKTLEEHEAETGMKSKEARKYIFNSLDDIVHVNTVMDLEGSDLLAEKADRREFVSLLKKMLLIDADLRITPAETLNHSFVNMKHLLDFPHSNHVKSCFHIMDICKSHPNSCDTNNHNKTSLLRPVASGSTANLTANFTKIGTLRNQALTTSAHSVGHHGVPLQAGTAHFGCGDAFQQTLIICPPAIQGIPATHGKPTSYSIRVDNTVPLVTQAPAVQPLQIRPGVLSQQTWSGRTQQMLVPAWQQVTPMAPATTALTSEGMAGSQRLGDWGKMISHSNHYNSVMPQPLLTNQITLSAPQPISVGIAHVVWPQPATVKKNKLCQNRGILVKLMEWEPGREEINAFSWSNSLQNTNVPHSTFISPKIVNGKDIEEVRCIETQDNHNSEGEARDCCDTSVRQESDSSVSDKQRQTIIIADSPSPAVSVITISSDTDEEETSQRHSLRECKDSLDCEACQSTLNIDRMCSLSSPDSTLSTSSSGQSSPSPCKRPNSMSDEEQESGCDTVDGSPTSDSSGHDSPFAERNFVEDARQNPELVTSANTETKPAVCTVVVPPMGLENGLNADEHMANTDSACQPLVKGRSAPGRLNQPSTAGNRQQKLTSAFQQQHLNFSQVQHFGSGHQEWNGNFGHRRQQAYIPTSVTSNPFTLSHGSPNHTAVHAHLAGNAHLGGPPTLLPYPSSATLSSAAPVAHLLASPCTSRPMLQHPTYSISHPSGIVHQVPVGINPRLLPSPTIHQTPYKPIFPPHSYIAASPAYTGFPLSPTKLSQYPYM
- the LOC125917321 gene encoding homeodomain-interacting protein kinase 3 isoform X2, whose amino-acid sequence is MWSLGCVIAELFLGWPLYPGALEYDQIRYISQTQGLPGEQLLNVGTKSTRFFCRETDISHSGWRLKTLEEHEAETGMKSKEARKYIFNSLDDIVHVNTVMDLEGSDLLAEKADRREFVSLLKKMLLIDADLRITPAETLNHSFVNMKHLLDFPHSNHVKSCFHIMDICKSHPNSCDTNNHNKTSLLRPVASGSTANLTANFTKIGTLRNQALTTSAHSVGHHGVPLQAGTAHFGCGDAFQQTLIICPPAIQGIPATHGKPTSYSIRVDNTVPLVTQAPAVQPLQIRPGVLSQTWSGRTQQMLVPAWQQVTPMAPATTALTSEGMAGSQRLGDWGKMISHSNHYNSVMPQPLLTNQITLSAPQPISVGIAHVVWPQPATVKKNKLCQNRGILVKLMEWEPGREEINAFSWSNSLQNTNVPHSTFISPKIVNGKDIEEVRCIETQDNHNSEGEARDCCDTSVRQESDSSVSDKQRQTIIIADSPSPAVSVITISSDTDEEETSQRHSLRECKDSLDCEACQSTLNIDRMCSLSSPDSTLSTSSSGQSSPSPCKRPNSMSDEEQESGCDTVDGSPTSDSSGHDSPFAERNFVEDARQNPELVTSANTETKPAVCTVVVPPMGLENGLNADEHMANTDSACQPLVKGRSAPGRLNQPSTAGNRQQKLTSAFQQQHLNFSQVQHFGSGHQEWNGNFGHRRQQAYIPTSVTSNPFTLSHGSPNHTAVHAHLAGNAHLGGPPTLLPYPSSATLSSAAPVAHLLASPCTSRPMLQHPTYSISHPSGIVHQVPVGINPRLLPSPTIHQTPYKPIFPPHSYIAASPAYTGFPLSPTKLSQYPYM